DNA from Rhodobacteraceae bacterium M382:
TCGATCGTTCCGGTGGTGTTGCCGTGATAGCCGTGGTCGGGTGTGACCATCCCGCGCGCACCGGTATGTGCACGGGCCAGACGCAGGGCCAGTTCATTGGCTTCCGTTCCCGAATTCACAAAGAAACAAACCTCGAAGTGGTCTGGCAATTTGGACAGTATCTTGTCGGCGAATGCCGTCTGGGCAGGGTGCAGATAGCGGGTGTTCGAGTTCATCCGTTTCAACTGGTCTGCGGCAACGGATTGGATCCGGGGGTGCGCGTGACCCACGTGGGGAACATTGTTGTAGGCGTCCAGATAAGGGCGGCCCCATTCATCGAACAAGTGATGCTTCCAACCGCGCACCAACATGACCGGGTCATTGTAGGTGAGGCTGAGGTTGCCACCAAAATGGTCGCGGCGGTCTTGTAGTACTCCCGCCTTGTCGGTCGGGTGATAACGCACCAGATCGTCAGCGAGGTTCAGCAGCGCCGCCGGATTGGGGCAGATTGCGCGCCACAAATACATCTCGTCCGGGTCGCCGACACCGGGCCAATCGGCCTCGATCCCTTGGGTGGTCAGCGCAAGTTGGAAATGCACATGCGGGGCCCAGCCACCATTCTGCGTGGGGTCTCCCAGACGGCAGAACTGTTGGCCCTTTTCGATGACATCGCCGGGTTTCAGATGGTCCAGAAATTCGGGGTTCAGGTGACCATAGAGCGTATAGAACGGGTCTCCATCCGGTGTTTTATGCCGCAGGATGATCACCCCGCCATAGTCCAGATGACCGGCGCGATATTCGGCGACAAAAACCTCGCCACGCAGCGGCGCGAACATTGGCGTTTCGGCAGGGGCGAATGCATCGACCGCCAGATGCACGGTGCGCCGGTCGCTGGCCTTCCATGGCCCTTTGCGAAAGGCCGGTTCAGCATAGATCAGCCGCGGTTCGTGGTAATAGCCCAGCCAGATGCGGCCATTGTCTTCGAACTCCTCACCTACGCGGGCGGCTTCCTCCAGCGGCATGTGAAACGGGTTCTGCGGCCAGGTGGAGTGTTCCACCGACAGCGACCCCAGCGGCGCGTCGCCCAGATCCTCACCCATCAGCGGAGCGAAATTACCGCGCTCGTTGTTCAACCACGCCATTACCCGATCTGCGCCGTCCACCACAGGCAGCCCACAGGCCGCGCGCAGGCGGGCAGTGATCAGGGCGGGGTTGATGTCCTGAGCTTCGAGGAAACGCCAGGCAGGTGCCTGCGAGATCGTCACATAGGGGTCGTTCGGGTTAGCCGCTGCCATCAGCCTTGAATTCACCACGCTGACAGCCAGGCGGGTCCGCAGCAAAGGCCAGATCAGGTCAACTTCATTCGGTGTCAACGAATTGGCCGAATGGTACCCGGCCACCAGCGCGGCCAACGCGGCTTCGGGTGCTGGGTGGTCCAGCACGATGTAGGCAGCAGCAATCGCAAGGTCGCAGATCCGGGGTGCGCGGCACATATCGCCTAGGTCGATAAGGCCCGAAATGGTGCGCGGTTCGTTCAGGGTCCCTGTGACGAGAATATTGTAATCATTGGCATCATTGTGGATCGCCTGTTTGGGAAGCCGGGCCAACGCAGATGTCAGGGCTGTGAAATCGGTATGGATTTGCTCCAGGATTGCATGGCGTTTGGGGTCGACCACCACATCCAGATCCTCGCCAATCCACCCGGCGTTCATCAGGTCCCATTTAAAATCTCGGTCCAGACCTTTGTGGTCGAAATCTTCCAACGCTTTGGCAGCCCCGCCCAAAGCCTCGCCAACCCCATGGATCAGGTCAGGACGTTTGGGCTCGGTCTGGGCATAGCAGCGACCTGGTAGACGTTCGAGAACCCAAACCAGCCGCTGTGCCCCCTGGTCGTCGGCAAGTGTCACGACCGAACTGTGATCAGAGGCGCGAATGACAGCAGGAAACGGAAGCTCTGGCGACACCGCCCGGATGTGGTCCAGCGCCTTGATCTGCATGTCGACCAACCAGGATTCACAATCGGGCCGCATGGCCTTGAGGATATACCCGGTCCCATCCGACGCAGTCGCCAGAAAGTTCAGGTCGTATTCACCGTCCAACCGTGTCAGATCGGCGCGAATTCCCCAATTATCCAACAGGGCACTGGCCCAATGTGTGTTGCTCATTCCTTGCTCCCCGGTCCAGTAGAATTCCAGATCCAATATTGGATCCTATTTGAACCGGGTCGGTCGTTTAGTCCAGCCACCCTTTGAGATTGTCCTGAATGATGGATGACAAAGCCGAAATATGGGCGTCCTGATCATTCAGGCAGGGGATATAGGTAAAGCGCTCGCCGCCCGCATGTTCAAAACTCTCGCGAATCTCTTCGTTGATCTCCTCGAGCGTTTCGATGCAATCGGCAGAAAAGGCCGGAGCGACAACCGCGATGTTCTTTTTGCCTTGCTTGGCCAACTCGGCAACATGATCGACGGTATAGGGTTTCAACCATTCTTCGGGGCCGAATTTGGACTGAAAGGTGCTGATGATATCCGTGTCGGTCCAGCCCAGGCGCTCTTTCAGCAGGCGCGTGGTTTTCTGGCATTGGCAGTGATACGGATCACCCTGTTGCAGATACCGTTCCGGCATTCCGTGGTAGGAAACAACGAGGATATCAGGTTTGCTGTCCAGCGCGGCATAGGCCGTTTCGACTGATCCAGCCAGGGCGTCAATATAGGCTGGTTGGTCGAAATAGGCGGGTACTGTACGTGCAGAAGGCTGCCAGGTTTCGTCCATCAGGGCGCGAAAGAACTGGTCATTGGCGGTCGCGGATGTGGCACCGGCGTATTGTGGGTAAAGCGGAAAGAACAGAATTCGGGTACATCCGGCGGCGACCATTTCCTGCACCTTGGATTTGGTCGACGGGTTGCCGTACCGCATACAGAAATCGACCATGACCCGGTCGCCATATCGGTCGGCCATCGCGGTGGTGATCTTGGCGGTCTGATCCTTGGTGATGGTCATCAATGGGCTTTCGCCCTGGTCGTGGTTCCAGATGGATTTATACGCCGCGCCCGAACTGAACGGCCGTTTCGTGAGGATGATTGCTTGCAACAGCGGTTGCCATTTCCATTTCGGATAATCGATCACCCGTTGATCCGACAGGAATTCATTCAGATACCGCCGCATTGGCCAGTATGTGTAGTCATCCGGCGTGCCCAGGTTGGCCAGCAGAACACCCACCTTTTCTGATGGAACCTTTGGATGGTTCGCCGGGGCGTGGGCGGGGCAGGTGGCTTGGGATTTGGCGTCCAGCATGGCGGGTCCTGTCAGTCTGAGGGCGTATGGGATCGAGATAAGCGGAAACCGTGCCGGGTCAATCAGGCAATTTTGTCTCAGGCACTTTCAAGGCATCGGCCAACCGGGATTTTGCCGATCCGGGACGCAGCGGTTTGGGTTGGCTGTCAGACGGGGACCATCCGGTCAGGCATATGATTTCGAACATCGCCGGAATGCGACCTTTGGCGGTGGCGAAATGTTCAAAATACAATCTGTTGGCCTCGTCAAACAGGGTGCGGGTGGTGGGCTTGCGCAGCCGTGCCGACATGGCGTTGGTTTCGCCCATGTGGCGCAGGTCGTGCATCAGATGCCAAATGTCGCGGTATTCTGCGGTTAATGGTACCACGTCAGCCACAGGCAGATTCACCCCGGCGCGTTGCAGCAATCCACCCAGATCACGGATTTCCGCCATTGGCGCGACACGCGGTGAAAGCCCGCCAGACACGCGGGTCTCGGCTTCGGCCAGGACGGCGCGCAATTGGTGCAGGGTTTGCCCGCCCAAGGCTACAACCAGCAGCAGACCGTCTTCTTTCAGCGCGCGACGGCATTGGATCAACTGGCCAACCGGGTCATTGGCCCAATGCAGCCCCATGGCGTGGATCACCAGATCGTGTGAGCTTGGCTCCAGATCCAGCACGTCGTCATCCGGAACGATTGTGGCATTCGGAAAACCCGGGGCCCAGAAATCTGGGACTGGGGTCACAATCGCCGGGGTTGTAAAGATTCTGTTAACCATAGAGAGGCGATCCTGTACCTCGTCCAACGCCGTCTGATGCAGGAACAACGCGTCCGGGCGAATGCGGGCGCGGTGCGCGATCAGCGCAGTCCTGTCAAAAAGTGGGGCCTGATTCGGAGTCTGGTTCGGTGCTTGAGTCATGGGGGCTAACTAAAGTGATGTGGTCCGGTTTTCAAACAGCAGTTCGTCTCGTCTATCCGTCGCGATGCCTGGGGTGTGGTGATATGGTCGACAGCGACTTTGGCCTATGCGGGCCGTGCTGGCGGGATACGCCATTTGTGTCAGGCACGGTATGCGAAGCCTGCGGAACCCCGGTGATGGGTGCCCCGGACGGATTTCGGATCGAATGTGATGATTGTATGGAACGGCCGCGCCCGTGGAACATGGGGCGGTCGGCGCTGGTCTATGAAGGGCGGGCGCGCAAGTTGGTGTTGGCGTTGAAACATGGTGATCGGCCTGAAATCGCCCGTCCGGCGGCGCTGTGGATGGCCCGGGCGGCGAAACCCTTCCTGCGACCGAACCTTTTGATTGCGCCGGTGCCGTTGCATTGGACCAGGCTGGTCCAGCGTCGCTATAATCAGGCGGCGCTGTTGGCGCAGGCGTTGGCTGATGAAACCGGTTTGAGCTGGTGTCCGGATCTGTTGGTTCGAACTCGTCGTACCCCGATGCTGGACCACAAGGGCGTAGATCAGCGGTTCGCAACGCTAACCGATGCCATTACAGATCATCGCAAGCGACGACACAGGATGGCAGCCCGCGATATTGTGTTGGTGGATGATGTGATGACATCAGGCGCAACGCTGACCGCCTGCGCCAACGCCTGTTTACAGGCTGGCGCACGTGAGGTGTTTGTCATCACTTTGGCACGGGCTTGTCGGGACCGATAGATTGCGGACATCCAGGTCCAACCGGCTCTCTCATAGGGAAAGGAGGTGATCACCTTGTCGTGAAATGGTGGCGACAGTTGCAATGACTCCCTAAATCGCTCAAAACATCATCAAACCCGAATAGGAGCCACCGCATGAAGCCGGTTGAAATCTATACATCGCCTCTGTGTGGCTTCTGCCATGCCGCCAAACGACTGTTGAATCAAAAGGGCGTAGAGTTCTCGGAAATCGACGTGCTGGTACATCCCAAGCGCAAAGCCGAGATGATCGACCGTGCCAACGGTGGGCGTACAGTACCGCAGATTTTCATCGGGGAAACCCACGTGGGCGGCTGCGACGACCTGTTTGCACTTGAAAATGCGGGCAAGCTTGACCCGCTGTTGGCGGCCTGATTGATGCGGACCGCGCTGCTTCAGCTGACCTCTTCGGATGACCCGGTCGAAAACCTGGCTACGGTCACTGACATGATCAACACGGCTGTTGCGGGCGGTGCCGGATTTGTGCTGACCCCGGAAGTCACCAATTGTCTGTCCACATCGCGACGCCATCAAAAGGCGGTGCTTTGTCACGAAGAGGACGACGCGACTCTGGCCGCATTGCGCCAGGAGGCGGCGCGCCACGGAATATGGCTGTTGTTGGGGTCGCTGGGGATCAAGACCCACGATGACGATGGGCGCTTTGCAAATCGACAGTTCCTGATAGCCCCGGACGGCGAAATCGCAGCACGATACGACAAGATCCACATGTTCGATGTTCAGGTGTCACCCGAAGAGACATATCGAGAATCAGATGGCTATCGCCCGGGGACACAGGCAGTGGTGGCTGAAACGCCTTTTGCCTGCATTGGCATGACCATTTGCTATGACGTGCGTTTCCCGCGTCTGCACCGGGCCCTGGCGCAGAGTGGCGCACAGATTCTGACTGCACCCGCAGCGTTTTCCTATGTAACGGGCGCGGCGCATTGGCATGCACTGTTGCGGGCGCGGGCAATTGAAACCGGGTGTTTCGTCGTGGCCCCGGCTCAGACGGGGAAACACAAATCCAGCCGAGGTCAAAGCCGCCAGACCTATGGTCATAGCCTGGTTGTGGCACCCTGGGGCGAGATTTTGTTGGACGCTGGTGAAGACCCAGGCGTGAGTTTCGTTGATCTGGACATGGGTTTGGTGGCACAAGCACGCAAACGCGTACCTTCACTGACCCACGATCGTGAATTTGACGGACCCTGAAACGGACCCGAAATGGATGACAACAACGCATTGGCTGTTTCGCTTTTCAGCGAAATTCTTATGGCGGACCAGCTTGCCCGGTCTCGCCTGACTCGTGCGTTGCCGCGCGGCATGGAACTGTCGCATTTTTCGGTGCTGAATCATTTGGTTCGGGTAGGGTTGGAACGGACACCCGCGCAATTGGCCAAGACGTTCCACGTCACCCGTGGGGCAATGACCAATACGTTGGGCAAGCTCGAGATGGCCGGGTATATCCATATTCGCCCGGATTGGGACGATGCCCGACGCAAGATGGTTGCCATCAGCCCGGCAGGGCGAAACGCGCGGGATGCAGCTATCGCCGGAATCGCGCCAATCATTTCCGAAGTGGTTGCCGAATTGGGTCAGGATCGGGTCAAGGCAACATTGCCCATCCTGCGCGAACTGCGGACCAAGTTGGAAAATGACGGTTAGGGTGTGATCGCCTGATCCAGGGTTCTGTGATGGATGGTCATGCAGCCCAGGTGACAACCGAAATGAAAAACGGGACGTCTATCCCCAAACGTCCCGTTCTTCGCTCCAAAATGCCCCGTGAGTGTATTTTGGCTTTTGGATAAACCCAGCTCTTGAGGAACATGGGGTATTACTCACTCGGTGAAGACCTCTCGGTCTGCTTTTGTGGCGTTGGCCGTTCCGCCTGTCCACCTACTCAAACTAGCAACTACAGCAATCGGCTCAACTGTGCATTAGGATCTAATCCTATACGAAAGGATAGATAATGTGACGCCAACTGGCGTCATGCTGTTTCGGGGATACCTGGAAGATCAAGAAAAAAGCGTTAATAAATAGTATTTTAAGCCGCAAAAAGAGGGTGACGCTAGTTAGGTTCACATGAATGACCTTACTTGGCGTCACCTTGTTGTCTGGAACGGGTTGGCTTTACCCACCCACGGCAAATCTCATCAAAGTGGTTTGGTACTGGCAGTAACGTAATTGACGCTCAGGTCGCGATCGGAAATCGACCAGCTCCAGGCCAATGGGTTGAAAACGAACCCCTTGCGATCCACCGGCGTCAGCCCAGATGTGCTCAACAATTCGAACAGTTCATCGGGAGTGATGAATTTGGACCATTCATGGGTGCCACGGGGCAGCCAACGCATCACGACTTCGGCTCCGACGATCGCCACGGCAAAGCTTTTGGGATTGCGGTTGATGGTGGAACAGATCTGTAAGCCACCGGGTTTCAACAAACGCCGCGTCGCAGTCAGAAATTCCAGTGGATCGGCCACATGTTCGACGACTTCCATGTTCAAAACAACGTCGAATTGTTCGCCGGCGTCGGCCATGGCTTCGGCAGTTGTGTGGCGGTAATCAATCTCCAACCCGGATTGCTCGGCATGGACACGGGCCACAGGCAGGTTGCCCTCGGCCGCATCGGCACCGACAACAGTGGCACCCAGGCGAGCCATCGGTTCGGACAACAATCCACCGCCGCAACCGATGTCGAGCAATCGCAGGCCCTGAAATGGCTGGGGCGACTTGAGGTCGCGGTCAAATTCCCCTGCGATCTGAGTGGTGATATAGTCCAGACGACAAGGATTGAGCATGTGCAGTGGCTTGAATTTGCCCTCGGGATCCCACCATTCGGCGGCCATCGCCTCGAATTTGGCGATCTCGGATGGGTCAACGGTGGATTGAGGCGCTTGCATTCCTGTCTCCGTATGCTCTTTTACCAGTCAGTGATTAATATAGGCCTGTAATGGACAAATACCCGGATCAAAAGCGCGCAGTGCAATATTTGTACCCGCCGATCGAACCCTTTGATCAGCGTATGCTGGATGTAGGCCAGGGTCATCGAATCTATGTCGAGCAGAATGGGAACCCAAACGGGGTCCCTGTTGTTGTGTGTCATGGCGGACCGGGTGGTGGGTGTAGCCCGGCGATGCGGCGGTATTTCGACCCGGCGGTTTACCGGGTGATTCTGTTTGATCAAAGGGGCTGTGGCCGGTCGCGTCCCCATGCAGCCTGCGAGGACAATACCACCTGGCATCTGATCGCCGACATGGAGAAAATCCGGCAGGGTCTGGAAATCGACAGTTGGATGGTGTTTGGCGGCAGTTGGGGTGCAACCCTGTCGCTGCTCTATGCCCAGACGCACCCGGATCGGACCAACCATCTGATCCTGCGCGGTGTGTTTCTAATGACCAAAGCAGAACTGGAGTGGTTCTATGGCGGAGGGGCTGGCAAATTCTGGCCCGAGCCATGGGCCCGTTTTGTATCGTTGATTCCCGAAAATGAACGCGACGATCTGATCGGGGCCTATCACAAGCGGCTGTTTTCGGGCGACCGCGCCGAAGAAATCAGCCATGGTCGTGCCTGGTCCAACTGGGAAAACGCGTTGGCGTCTATTCATTCGAACGGTGTCGTCGGTGAAACGCCAGGAGAATATGCCCGCGCGTTCGCCCGGCTCGAAAATCACTACTTTCTGAACGATGGTTTTTTGGAATTCGACGGACAGATACTGGCCAACATGGCGCGAATCTCGCATATTCCCGGAGTTATTGTTCAGGGACGCTATGATATGATCTGCCCGCCCTCATCGGCCTGGAAGCTGAACGAGCTGTGGCCCGCCGCTGATCTGCGGATGGTGCGCAATGCAGGTCACGCCATGTCAGAGCCAGGTATAAGCGCCGAACTGGTACGAGCAATGGATCGGATTGCCGAGGAGATGCAATGACCCGGATCGACCGACGCGCGTTATTCACTTCTGGTGCGGCCGCGGCGTTGCTGGCGGCAACGGGCACGTCCGTAACAGCGGCCCCTCGCCGTGGTGGGGTGCTGCGTTTGGCAGTGCCGCGGGATGGCGACATGCTCGAATCCGTGGCCCGCGGTGCGGTCTATGACACGTTGACCGAAATCGGCCCGGATGGCGTTCTAAAGGGTGAATTGGCGACCAGTTGGCGTAGCAGCCCGGATGCGCGGGTTTGGCATTTTCAGTTGCGCGACGAAGTACCGTTTCACGATGGCGCGATGCTCAATGCCGAGGATGTGGCTGCGTCTTTGCGGGCGCATGATTTCCCCGATGGATGCCTGGGAATCAAGGTGATCGGCACGACACAATTGCAGTTGGAGCTGGTCAAACCGAATTCGGATCTGCCCTACCTGTTGGCTGACCCCAAATTGATCATCGCCCGTGCGGGACAGATTGGGGCACCGTTGAATGCGGCCATCGGAACCGGGGTTTATCAGGTGTCTCAGGCGCAGGACGGTCGTCATTTCAGCGCGACCCGATTGGCGCAGCATTTCAAGGACGGGCAGGCCGGATGGGTCGACAGGGTCGAAGTCATAACTATCCCCGATGCGTCTGTGCGCGCCGAAGCACTGCGCGATGGATATGTCGATATTGCCGCCCTTCCAGAACCCAAAGGCCTGTTGCACCGCGGTGAGTTCACCTATCACCCGTCGGCCCACGATATGGCGCTGGCGACGCACGCCGGTGTCGGTCTGCCGCGCCGCATCGGAGCCAGGGCTCCAATGGATGATGGCCGAATCGTCCAGCGGTGGTGGGTGGCATGAAAACGGATATTGGGTGAACGACAAAGTCAGGACTTGAAGTATCGGGAGTTGCGGCGTATATGCCTCTCTCAACAGCGGCGCGTCGGGCACCAACCCGGGGTTCCACCGGATAGTTTCACGGGCCGCGCGCCCGTTTTTTTGTGTTTGGACGACCTGATGACCAACGACCTGATCGCCAAGGCAGCCATTGATCGCCGCATGGCCGAAATCATCACTCCGGTGATCGAGGATCTCGGCTTTGAACTGGTGCGCGTTCGGCTGATGTCTGGCAAGACTTCGACGCTGCAAATCATGGCTGACAAAGCGGACGGTGGAATCGAAGTCGATGACTGCGCCGAGATTTCAAACGCCGTCAGCGCGGTTCTGGATGTCGAAGACCCGATTCTGGATGCCTATACACTCGAAGTTTCCAGCCCCGGGATTGACCGGCCTTTGACACGGCTCAAGGACTTTGAGGCATTCGAAGGTTATGAAGCGAAGCTGGAAACAGACGAGTTGATCGATGGGCGTCGCCGGTTCAAGGGTGAACTGGCCGGGATCGAAGGCGAAGACGTGCTGATCAATATCGAAGATCAGGGTGAGACCGTGACCATTGGTCTGCAATTTGATTGGCTGAGCGACGCCAAACTGGTGCTGACCGACGACCTGATCAAGGAAATGCTACGCCAGCGCAAAGATGCTGGCGACCTGAACGAAGACCAATTCGACGAGATCGAGACCGAAGGGTCCGAAGAGGAGACGAAGTAATGGCAATCACCTCTGCAAACCAGCTCGAGCTGTTGCAAACCGCCGAGGCCGTGGCCCGCGAAAAGATGATCGACCCCGGTCTGGTCATCGAAGCGATGGAAGAGAGCCTGGCTCGCGCTGCCAAAAGCCGTTACGGCGCGGAGATGGACATCCGTGTGTCCATCGACCGCAAAACCGGTCGCGCCACCTTTACCCGTGTTCGCACAGTGGTCGAGGATGAGCTGCTGGAAAACTACCAGGCAGAATTCACCGTTGATCAGGCCAAACAGTACATGGCGGACCCTCAGCTCGGCGATACATTCGTCGAAGAAGTCCCGCCGGTCGAGATGGGCCGGATCGCCGCGCAATCGGCCAAGCA
Protein-coding regions in this window:
- a CDS encoding aminotransferase class III-fold pyridoxal phosphate-dependent enzyme, with the protein product MSNTHWASALLDNWGIRADLTRLDGEYDLNFLATASDGTGYILKAMRPDCESWLVDMQIKALDHIRAVSPELPFPAVIRASDHSSVVTLADDQGAQRLVWVLERLPGRCYAQTEPKRPDLIHGVGEALGGAAKALEDFDHKGLDRDFKWDLMNAGWIGEDLDVVVDPKRHAILEQIHTDFTALTSALARLPKQAIHNDANDYNILVTGTLNEPRTISGLIDLGDMCRAPRICDLAIAAAYIVLDHPAPEAALAALVAGYHSANSLTPNEVDLIWPLLRTRLAVSVVNSRLMAAANPNDPYVTISQAPAWRFLEAQDINPALITARLRAACGLPVVDGADRVMAWLNNERGNFAPLMGEDLGDAPLGSLSVEHSTWPQNPFHMPLEEAARVGEEFEDNGRIWLGYYHEPRLIYAEPAFRKGPWKASDRRTVHLAVDAFAPAETPMFAPLRGEVFVAEYRAGHLDYGGVIILRHKTPDGDPFYTLYGHLNPEFLDHLKPGDVIEKGQQFCRLGDPTQNGGWAPHVHFQLALTTQGIEADWPGVGDPDEMYLWRAICPNPAALLNLADDLVRYHPTDKAGVLQDRRDHFGGNLSLTYNDPVMLVRGWKHHLFDEWGRPYLDAYNNVPHVGHAHPRIQSVAADQLKRMNSNTRYLHPAQTAFADKILSKLPDHFEVCFFVNSGTEANELALRLARAHTGARGMVTPDHGYHGNTTGTIDISAYKFNKPGGTGQADWVELVEVADDYRGSFKRNDPDRATKFAELVDQAIERLQAKGHGLAGFIAETFPSVGGQIIPPPGYLAAVYDKIRAEGGVCIADEVQTGLGRLGHYYFGFEHQGALPDIVVMGKPIGNGHPLGVLVTTKAIAASFDNGIEFFSTFGGSTLSCRIGKEVLDIVDDENLQDNARVMGARLIDGLATLKQTHACIGDVRGMGLFVGVEMVNPDGTEATQICSYVKNRMRDFRILIGSEGPKDNILKIRPPLTIDTQDVDMILWALNQVLSEVT
- the hemH gene encoding ferrochelatase, with amino-acid sequence MLDAKSQATCPAHAPANHPKVPSEKVGVLLANLGTPDDYTYWPMRRYLNEFLSDQRVIDYPKWKWQPLLQAIILTKRPFSSGAAYKSIWNHDQGESPLMTITKDQTAKITTAMADRYGDRVMVDFCMRYGNPSTKSKVQEMVAAGCTRILFFPLYPQYAGATSATANDQFFRALMDETWQPSARTVPAYFDQPAYIDALAGSVETAYAALDSKPDILVVSYHGMPERYLQQGDPYHCQCQKTTRLLKERLGWTDTDIISTFQSKFGPEEWLKPYTVDHVAELAKQGKKNIAVVAPAFSADCIETLEEINEEIRESFEHAGGERFTYIPCLNDQDAHISALSSIIQDNLKGWLD
- a CDS encoding class I SAM-dependent methyltransferase, with translation MTQAPNQTPNQAPLFDRTALIAHRARIRPDALFLHQTALDEVQDRLSMVNRIFTTPAIVTPVPDFWAPGFPNATIVPDDDVLDLEPSSHDLVIHAMGLHWANDPVGQLIQCRRALKEDGLLLVVALGGQTLHQLRAVLAEAETRVSGGLSPRVAPMAEIRDLGGLLQRAGVNLPVADVVPLTAEYRDIWHLMHDLRHMGETNAMSARLRKPTTRTLFDEANRLYFEHFATAKGRIPAMFEIICLTGWSPSDSQPKPLRPGSAKSRLADALKVPETKLPD
- a CDS encoding double zinc ribbon domain-containing protein produces the protein MMWSGFQTAVRLVYPSRCLGCGDMVDSDFGLCGPCWRDTPFVSGTVCEACGTPVMGAPDGFRIECDDCMERPRPWNMGRSALVYEGRARKLVLALKHGDRPEIARPAALWMARAAKPFLRPNLLIAPVPLHWTRLVQRRYNQAALLAQALADETGLSWCPDLLVRTRRTPMLDHKGVDQRFATLTDAITDHRKRRHRMAARDIVLVDDVMTSGATLTACANACLQAGAREVFVITLARACRDR
- the grxC gene encoding glutaredoxin 3, producing the protein MKPVEIYTSPLCGFCHAAKRLLNQKGVEFSEIDVLVHPKRKAEMIDRANGGRTVPQIFIGETHVGGCDDLFALENAGKLDPLLAA
- a CDS encoding carbon-nitrogen hydrolase family protein, giving the protein MRTALLQLTSSDDPVENLATVTDMINTAVAGGAGFVLTPEVTNCLSTSRRHQKAVLCHEEDDATLAALRQEAARHGIWLLLGSLGIKTHDDDGRFANRQFLIAPDGEIAARYDKIHMFDVQVSPEETYRESDGYRPGTQAVVAETPFACIGMTICYDVRFPRLHRALAQSGAQILTAPAAFSYVTGAAHWHALLRARAIETGCFVVAPAQTGKHKSSRGQSRQTYGHSLVVAPWGEILLDAGEDPGVSFVDLDMGLVAQARKRVPSLTHDREFDGP
- a CDS encoding MarR family winged helix-turn-helix transcriptional regulator: MDDNNALAVSLFSEILMADQLARSRLTRALPRGMELSHFSVLNHLVRVGLERTPAQLAKTFHVTRGAMTNTLGKLEMAGYIHIRPDWDDARRKMVAISPAGRNARDAAIAGIAPIISEVVAELGQDRVKATLPILRELRTKLENDG
- the ubiG gene encoding bifunctional 2-polyprenyl-6-hydroxyphenol methylase/3-demethylubiquinol 3-O-methyltransferase UbiG produces the protein MQAPQSTVDPSEIAKFEAMAAEWWDPEGKFKPLHMLNPCRLDYITTQIAGEFDRDLKSPQPFQGLRLLDIGCGGGLLSEPMARLGATVVGADAAEGNLPVARVHAEQSGLEIDYRHTTAEAMADAGEQFDVVLNMEVVEHVADPLEFLTATRRLLKPGGLQICSTINRNPKSFAVAIVGAEVVMRWLPRGTHEWSKFITPDELFELLSTSGLTPVDRKGFVFNPLAWSWSISDRDLSVNYVTASTKPL
- the pip gene encoding prolyl aminopeptidase, whose amino-acid sequence is MDKYPDQKRAVQYLYPPIEPFDQRMLDVGQGHRIYVEQNGNPNGVPVVVCHGGPGGGCSPAMRRYFDPAVYRVILFDQRGCGRSRPHAACEDNTTWHLIADMEKIRQGLEIDSWMVFGGSWGATLSLLYAQTHPDRTNHLILRGVFLMTKAELEWFYGGGAGKFWPEPWARFVSLIPENERDDLIGAYHKRLFSGDRAEEISHGRAWSNWENALASIHSNGVVGETPGEYARAFARLENHYFLNDGFLEFDGQILANMARISHIPGVIVQGRYDMICPPSSAWKLNELWPAADLRMVRNAGHAMSEPGISAELVRAMDRIAEEMQ
- a CDS encoding peptide ABC transporter substrate-binding protein, yielding MTRIDRRALFTSGAAAALLAATGTSVTAAPRRGGVLRLAVPRDGDMLESVARGAVYDTLTEIGPDGVLKGELATSWRSSPDARVWHFQLRDEVPFHDGAMLNAEDVAASLRAHDFPDGCLGIKVIGTTQLQLELVKPNSDLPYLLADPKLIIARAGQIGAPLNAAIGTGVYQVSQAQDGRHFSATRLAQHFKDGQAGWVDRVEVITIPDASVRAEALRDGYVDIAALPEPKGLLHRGEFTYHPSAHDMALATHAGVGLPRRIGARAPMDDGRIVQRWWVA
- the rimP gene encoding ribosome maturation factor RimP — its product is MTNDLIAKAAIDRRMAEIITPVIEDLGFELVRVRLMSGKTSTLQIMADKADGGIEVDDCAEISNAVSAVLDVEDPILDAYTLEVSSPGIDRPLTRLKDFEAFEGYEAKLETDELIDGRRRFKGELAGIEGEDVLINIEDQGETVTIGLQFDWLSDAKLVLTDDLIKEMLRQRKDAGDLNEDQFDEIETEGSEEETK